tgtagcgaaatgcttgtgcttttagttccgacaatgcagtaataaccaacaagtaatctagctaacaattccaaaactactaccttatagacaagtgtaaggggataaagaatatgtacataaagatatgagtgatggtacagagcggcataggcaagatacagtagatggtattgagtgcagtatatacatatgagatgagtatgtaaacaaagtggcagagttagtggctagtgatacatgtattacataaggatgcagtagatgatagagtacagtatatacacatatacatatgagatcaataatgtagggtatgtaaacatattaggtaggattgtttaaagtggctagtgatatattttacatttcccatcaattcccattattaaagtggctggagttgagtcggtgtgttggcagcagccactcaatgttagtggtggctgtttaacagtctgatggccttgagatagaagctgtttttcagtctctaggtcccagctttgatgcacctgtactgacctcaccttctggatgatagcggggtgaataggcagtggctcgggtggttgctgtccttgatgatctttattgccttcctgtgacatcgggtggtgtaggtgtcctggagggcaggtagtttgcccccggtgatgcattgtgcagccctcactaccctctggagagccttacggttgtgggcggagcagttgccgtaccaggcggtgatacagcccgacaggatgctctcgattgtgcatctgtagaagtttgagtgcttttggtgacaagccaaatttcttcagcctcctgaggttgaagaggcgctgctgcgccttcttcacgatgctgtctgtgtgggtggaccaattcagtttgtctgtgatgcgtacgccgaggaacttaaaacttactaccctctccactactgttccatcgatgtggataggggggtgttccctctgctatttcctgaagtccacaatcatctccttagttttgttgacgttgagtgtgaggttattttcctgacaccacactccgagggccctcacctccctgtaggccgtctcgtcgttggtaatcaagcctaccactgtgtcgtccgcaaacttgatgattgagttggaggcgtgcgtggccacgcagtcgtgggtgaacagggagtacatgagagggctcagaacgcacccttgtggggccccagtgttgaggatcagcggggtggagatgttgttgcctaccctccaCCACCTGGgggggcccgtcaggaagtccagtacccagttgcacagggcggggtcgagacccagtctctgacccactgactgacAATGAAGACCCCTCAGTCTCCTCCAGCATGTTTTTCCTCCTCCTGGGCGTGTCAGATGATTCCCAAACGGGACGTTTTCTGCAGGACGTCCCTCCGCCTCTACCAAGCCTCCCCTTCCTGGCTTTGGGGACTGTATGAGTCAGGATCAAAGGCAGTGTTGTGGTGATGTCTATACCAAGGTCAGTGTTGCAGCAGAACTCCGGCACGGGGAACTCCTGGAACGTTAGAGCCTGTGTTTGAGGTAGAGCTGCTCCAGGCAACTGTGTCTTAATGTCCTCACAGAGCAGTACATTCTCCTGAGACTGGGCTGGAGTGGAGTCTCCATCTGCTGAGTTGGGGAACACAAAGTAAGTAAAACAAGCTTAACACACTCAAAAGTAagaaaataacaaatcaagaATTGATAAATAGAACAGAAGTTGGTCATACTTTTTTTCTGATCTTGTTTCCTCTCACTGACAGTCCTTAGAGACGAAACATCTGCAAGCAGCTCCTCGACCAATCGCTCACTCTCCTCCACTTTCTTACATGCCACCTGAAGAGAAATAAACCGAAAACCCAGGTGACGCCATCATGTTTACCAGTGGTTGTACATAGTCATTTGTACGTTTACATTTCTGTTCATTATCCATTACATTATCCGTTCAACTTACCTTCAGTTTGCCTTGCAAGGAGTTGTTCATTTCATTAATCTCATCCACCTCTTGCAGGGATCCATCCAAGGAGAAGAATCTATATCTACATAGAGCAAAATAGAGAAGTGTAAGACTAGTCATACAGGTACCAGACAAACACACTCCGATTACATTTTTCAAAGTCAATAGTACCCAATGCCAAGGCCCAGGGGTCAGCAAAGCTAGTACCTGTGTTTCCAAACAGCACGGTTGTAGTTGACTGATGAACAAGATGCAGACAGTCTCCAGTAGTCCTGCTGTTCCAACAAACCCAGGTTGCTGACCCGGACAGGAACGCTGCAGGATTGACTTAGACAGTGCAACACAGAGTTCAGATGTTAAAAACATACAATCactcactaaagatcccatgacaaAACACTAACAGTTTCATTAAAAACAGTGTGAAGGATATCACAATGTGAATGTACTGACCTGCAATGTGATCTGTCGACTGCATACTCCCAGTTTGTGAGTGGAGCCTGATGATGTGACCTCACTGGGTGTCAGTAACAGAAACATCAGCTCCTGATTGGAGACTGCTCTTTTCAGGTTCTCATGGATTACTTGCTCTCTGAAGGTAATTTGTTGATCTGTGTATCTCTGCTCTTTATACCAACCAATCACATTCTCCTGGATAGGAAAGTAAAATAAAAAGTTGATAGTTGCCCTAGTAGCAGCATAGACAGAGAGCTCCTGTTCATTTGTACATATTTAATTTGCTTTCAGaatcaacatgtttttttttatgacAATTACTTTTTATTGTATATCTGGTGGTTTTGGTTTTGAGCCACGGATTTGCACATTGTCTGGACAGGCAAACTTTTTTTCTGGCTTGACTAGT
The sequence above is drawn from the Oncorhynchus gorbuscha isolate QuinsamMale2020 ecotype Even-year linkage group LG11, OgorEven_v1.0, whole genome shotgun sequence genome and encodes:
- the abraxas1 gene encoding LOW QUALITY PROTEIN: BRCA1-A complex subunit Abraxas 1 (The sequence of the model RefSeq protein was modified relative to this genomic sequence to represent the inferred CDS: deleted 1 base in 1 codon), whose amino-acid sequence is FHRSFCSRLSETSCRKLNSLYNSIGEVNQDEEVRHPLSNYKEENVIGWYKEQRYTDQQITFREQVIHENLKRAVSNQELMFLLLTPSEVTSSGSTHKLEYAVDRSHCSQSCSVPVRVSNLGLLEQQDYWRLSASCSSVNYNRAVWKHRYRFFSLDGSLQEVDEINEMNNSLQGKLKVACKKVEESERLVEELLADVSSLRTVSERKQDQKKTDGDSTPAQSQENVLLCEDIKTQLPGAALPQTQALTFQEFPVPEFCCNTDLGIDITTTLPLILTHTVPKARKGRLGRGGGTSCRKRPVWESSDTPRRRKNMLEETEGSSLSVSGSETGSRPRPVQLGTGLPDGPPQVVEGRQQHLHPADPQH